In a genomic window of Buteo buteo chromosome 29, bButBut1.hap1.1, whole genome shotgun sequence:
- the EML3 gene encoding echinoderm microtubule-associated protein-like 3 isoform X1, which produces MTRRRRGASWGGESRRPRSRPRVGPRSPSPAMEPETDGGLRGDPGPPSPPAPLELRLRRLEEELALVKAALADALRRLGLYDQHLPRLLRHLPHANGAIPEPCLQLDPNGPPLAPPGPPQTISVGTQTEETAPSPEAPGASGDQGTPQEPPPPGSPPCPPAPTPASPEPPAPDSPPAAPSPAPRGARKELLRRHSSSSGSASPRQRLSRKAASSANLLLQAGSPESRPKEPTLSPGSRRGNYNLEGVSVKMFLRGRPITMYVPSGLGPYGGLRAELPPERLQLDWVYGYRGRDSRSNLHVLASGELVYFIACVVILLHVPRRRQRHYLRHSDCVRCLAVHPDRLRVATGQAAGVDKDGKPLQPIVHIWDSATLLTLQQIGLGSFERGVGSLAFSTADQGAYLCVVDDSNEHMMSVWDCARGTKQAEVKSTNESVLTVEFNPQDSSSIITSGKSHVYFWTWSGATLTKKQGIFGKYKKPKFIQCFIFDAAGDVLTGDSEGNILTWTRAAGDGRTPGKGGKETYQIGQQTRAHEGSIFALCRRRDGTVLSGGGKDRRVVCWSPALVLLQEAELPERFGAVRTIAEGPGDELLVGTTRNALLRGTLATGFTPIVQGHTDEVWGLATHPSCCLFLTCGHDRQLCLWDGQEHALAWSLALEDTGLCADFHPGGQVVAVGLLTGRWLVLDTATQQPLAGGSDGNEQLSVVRFSPDGSFLAIGSHDNFIYIYSVTEGGRKYTRFGRCMGHSSFITHLDWSKDGRFVMSNSGDYEILYWDVAGGCKLLRNRFESRDREWASYTCVLGFHVFGVWPDGSDGTDINSLCRSHHERVVAVADDFCKVHLFQYPCARPKAPSHVYGGHGSHVTNVRFTHDDGHLISLGGKDTSVFQWRVLGGPPPPCSRSPSAPEPGGDPDPR; this is translated from the exons ATGACTCGGCGACGCCGCGGCGCTTCCTGGGGCGGCGAAAGCCGGAGGCCGCGGTCGAGGCCTCGCGTGGGCCCCCGCTCGCCCTCGCCCGCCATGGAGCCCGAGACGGATGGCGGCCTCCGCG GTGACCcgggcccccccagccccccggcccccctggAGCTGCGGCTGCGACGGCTGGAAGAGGAGCTGGCGCTGGTGAAAGCGGCGCTGGCGGACGCCCTGCGACGCCTCGGCCTCTACGACCAGCACCTGCCCCGGCTGCTGCGGCACCTGCCCCACG ccaaCGGTGCCATCCcggagccctgcctgcagctggacCCCAATGggcccccccttgccccccccggcccccctcaAACCATCAGCGTGGGGACGCAGACGGAGGAGACAGCCCCAAGCCCGGAGGCGCCGGGAGCCAGCGGGGACCAGGGGACCCCCCAGGAACCACCCCCTCCGGGgtcccccccgtgccccccggCACCCACCCCAGCCTCCCCGGAGCCCCCGGCTCCCGATtcccccccggcagcccccagcccggccccacGGGGTGCCCGCAAAGAGCT cctgcGCAGGCACAGCTCCTCCTCCGGCAGCGCCAGCCCCCGGCAGCGCCTGAGCAGGAAAGCGGCTTCGTCCGCcaacctcctgctgcaggcGGGGAGCCCCGAGAG ccgcCCGAAGGAGCCCACCCTGAGcccag GGTCACGCCGCGGGAACTACAACCTGG AGGGGGTGTCAGTGAAGATGTTCCTGCGGGGCCGCCCCATCACCATGTACGTGCCCTCGGGGCTGGGCCCCTACGGGGGGCTGCGGGCCGAACTGCCCCCCGAGCGCCTCCAGCTCGACTGGGT CTACGGGTACCGGGGCCGGGACAGCCGCTCCAACCTGCACGTGCTGGCCTCGGGCGAGCTGGTGTACTTCATCGCCTGCGTCGTCATCCTCCTGCACGTCCCGCGCCGCCGCCAGCGCCACTACCTGCGCCACAGCGACTGCGTGCGCTG cctgGCCGTGCACCCCGACCGCCTCCGCGTCGCTACGGGGCAGGCGGCCGGCGTCGACAAGGACGGCAAG CCGCTGCAGCCCATCGTGCACATCTGGGACTCGGCCACGCTGCTCACGCTGCAGCAGATCGGCCTCGGCAGCTTCGAGCGGGGCGTGGGCTCCCTCGCCTTCTCCACCGCC GACCAAGGCGCTTACCTCTGCGTGGTGGACGACTCCAACGAGCACATGATGTCGGTGTGGGACTGCGCCCGCGGCACCAAGCAGGCGGAGGTGAAG AGCACGAACGAGTCGGTGCTGACGGTGGAGTTCAAcccccaggacagcagcagcatcatCACCAGTGGCAAGTCCCACGTCTACTTCTGGACCTGGAGCGGGGCCACGCTCACCAAGAAGCAGGGCATCTTTGGG AAGTACAAGAAGCCCAAGTTCATCCAGTGCTTCATCTTTGACGCTGCCGGGGACGTGCTGACGGGCGATTCCGAGGGCAACATCCTGACCTGGACCCGTGCCGCCGGAGATGGCCGCACGCCGGGGAAGGGTGGCAAAG AGACGTACCAGATCGGGCAGCAAACCCGGGCGCACGAGGGCAGCATCTTCGCCCTGTGCCGCCGGCGAGACGGGACggtgctgagcggcggcggcaaAGACCGTCGGGTGGTTTGCTGGAGCCCCGCACTCGTCCTGCTGCAGGAGGCCGAG CTCCCCGAGCGCTTCGGGGCAGTGCGGACCATCGCGGAGGGACCCGGGGACGAGCTGCTGGTGGGGACGACCCGCAACGCCCTATTGCGGGGGACGCTGGCCACTGGCTTCACCCCCATCGTGCAG gggcaCACGGACGAGGTGTGGGGCTTGGCCACCCaccccagctgctgccttttcctcacTTGCGGCCACgacaggcagctctgcctgtgggATGGGCAGGAGCACGCGCTGGCCTGGAGCCTGGCACTGGAG GACACGGGGCTCTGTGCTGACTTCCATCCCGGGGGGCAGGTGGTGGCCGTGGGGCTGCTCACGGGGCG GTGGCTAGTGCTGGACACAGCAACGCAACAGCCACTGGCCGGCGGCTCGGATGGCAACGAGCAGCTCTCGGTGGTGCGGTTCTCCCCGG ACGGCTCCTTCCTGGCCATCGGCTCCCACGACAACTTCATCTACATCTACAGCGTCACCGAGGGCGGACGCAAGTACACCCGCTTTGGCCGCTGCATG GGCCACTCCAGCTTCATCACCCACCTGGACTGGTCCAAGGACGGCCGCTTCGTCATGTCTAACTCAGGGGACTATGAGATCCTCTACT GGGACGTCGCTGGGGGCTGCAAACTGCTCCGCAACCGTTTCGAGAGCCGGGACCGGGAATGGGCGTCCTACACCTGCGTGCTGGGCTTCCACGTCTTTG GTGTCTGGCCCGACGGCTCGGACGGCACCGACATCAACTCCCTGTGCCGGTCCCACCACGAACGCGTGGTGGCCGTGGCAGACGACTTCTGCAAAGTTCATCTCTTCCAGTACCCCTGCGCCCGCCCCaag GCGCCGAGCCACGTGTACGGGGGCCACGGCAGCCATGTCACCAACGTCCGCTTCACCCACGACGACGGGCACCTCATCTCCCTGGGGGGCAAGGACACCAGCGTCTTCCAGTggcgggtgctgggggggccaCCGCCCccctgcagccgctcacccagCGCCCCAGAGCCTGGGGGGGACCCCGATCCGCGCTGa
- the EML3 gene encoding echinoderm microtubule-associated protein-like 3 isoform X2, which translates to MTRRRRGASWGGESRRPRSRPRVGPRSPSPAMEPETDGGLRGDPGPPSPPAPLELRLRRLEEELALVKAALADALRRLGLYDQHLPRLLRHLPHANGAIPEPCLQLDPNGPPLAPPGPPQTISVGTQTEETAPSPEAPGASGDQGTPQEPPPPGSPPCPPAPTPASPEPPAPDSPPAAPSPAPRGARKELRPKEPTLSPGSRRGNYNLEGVSVKMFLRGRPITMYVPSGLGPYGGLRAELPPERLQLDWVYGYRGRDSRSNLHVLASGELVYFIACVVILLHVPRRRQRHYLRHSDCVRCLAVHPDRLRVATGQAAGVDKDGKPLQPIVHIWDSATLLTLQQIGLGSFERGVGSLAFSTADQGAYLCVVDDSNEHMMSVWDCARGTKQAEVKSTNESVLTVEFNPQDSSSIITSGKSHVYFWTWSGATLTKKQGIFGKYKKPKFIQCFIFDAAGDVLTGDSEGNILTWTRAAGDGRTPGKGGKETYQIGQQTRAHEGSIFALCRRRDGTVLSGGGKDRRVVCWSPALVLLQEAELPERFGAVRTIAEGPGDELLVGTTRNALLRGTLATGFTPIVQGHTDEVWGLATHPSCCLFLTCGHDRQLCLWDGQEHALAWSLALEDTGLCADFHPGGQVVAVGLLTGRWLVLDTATQQPLAGGSDGNEQLSVVRFSPDGSFLAIGSHDNFIYIYSVTEGGRKYTRFGRCMGHSSFITHLDWSKDGRFVMSNSGDYEILYWDVAGGCKLLRNRFESRDREWASYTCVLGFHVFGVWPDGSDGTDINSLCRSHHERVVAVADDFCKVHLFQYPCARPKAPSHVYGGHGSHVTNVRFTHDDGHLISLGGKDTSVFQWRVLGGPPPPCSRSPSAPEPGGDPDPR; encoded by the exons ATGACTCGGCGACGCCGCGGCGCTTCCTGGGGCGGCGAAAGCCGGAGGCCGCGGTCGAGGCCTCGCGTGGGCCCCCGCTCGCCCTCGCCCGCCATGGAGCCCGAGACGGATGGCGGCCTCCGCG GTGACCcgggcccccccagccccccggcccccctggAGCTGCGGCTGCGACGGCTGGAAGAGGAGCTGGCGCTGGTGAAAGCGGCGCTGGCGGACGCCCTGCGACGCCTCGGCCTCTACGACCAGCACCTGCCCCGGCTGCTGCGGCACCTGCCCCACG ccaaCGGTGCCATCCcggagccctgcctgcagctggacCCCAATGggcccccccttgccccccccggcccccctcaAACCATCAGCGTGGGGACGCAGACGGAGGAGACAGCCCCAAGCCCGGAGGCGCCGGGAGCCAGCGGGGACCAGGGGACCCCCCAGGAACCACCCCCTCCGGGgtcccccccgtgccccccggCACCCACCCCAGCCTCCCCGGAGCCCCCGGCTCCCGATtcccccccggcagcccccagcccggccccacGGGGTGCCCGCAAAGAGCT ccgcCCGAAGGAGCCCACCCTGAGcccag GGTCACGCCGCGGGAACTACAACCTGG AGGGGGTGTCAGTGAAGATGTTCCTGCGGGGCCGCCCCATCACCATGTACGTGCCCTCGGGGCTGGGCCCCTACGGGGGGCTGCGGGCCGAACTGCCCCCCGAGCGCCTCCAGCTCGACTGGGT CTACGGGTACCGGGGCCGGGACAGCCGCTCCAACCTGCACGTGCTGGCCTCGGGCGAGCTGGTGTACTTCATCGCCTGCGTCGTCATCCTCCTGCACGTCCCGCGCCGCCGCCAGCGCCACTACCTGCGCCACAGCGACTGCGTGCGCTG cctgGCCGTGCACCCCGACCGCCTCCGCGTCGCTACGGGGCAGGCGGCCGGCGTCGACAAGGACGGCAAG CCGCTGCAGCCCATCGTGCACATCTGGGACTCGGCCACGCTGCTCACGCTGCAGCAGATCGGCCTCGGCAGCTTCGAGCGGGGCGTGGGCTCCCTCGCCTTCTCCACCGCC GACCAAGGCGCTTACCTCTGCGTGGTGGACGACTCCAACGAGCACATGATGTCGGTGTGGGACTGCGCCCGCGGCACCAAGCAGGCGGAGGTGAAG AGCACGAACGAGTCGGTGCTGACGGTGGAGTTCAAcccccaggacagcagcagcatcatCACCAGTGGCAAGTCCCACGTCTACTTCTGGACCTGGAGCGGGGCCACGCTCACCAAGAAGCAGGGCATCTTTGGG AAGTACAAGAAGCCCAAGTTCATCCAGTGCTTCATCTTTGACGCTGCCGGGGACGTGCTGACGGGCGATTCCGAGGGCAACATCCTGACCTGGACCCGTGCCGCCGGAGATGGCCGCACGCCGGGGAAGGGTGGCAAAG AGACGTACCAGATCGGGCAGCAAACCCGGGCGCACGAGGGCAGCATCTTCGCCCTGTGCCGCCGGCGAGACGGGACggtgctgagcggcggcggcaaAGACCGTCGGGTGGTTTGCTGGAGCCCCGCACTCGTCCTGCTGCAGGAGGCCGAG CTCCCCGAGCGCTTCGGGGCAGTGCGGACCATCGCGGAGGGACCCGGGGACGAGCTGCTGGTGGGGACGACCCGCAACGCCCTATTGCGGGGGACGCTGGCCACTGGCTTCACCCCCATCGTGCAG gggcaCACGGACGAGGTGTGGGGCTTGGCCACCCaccccagctgctgccttttcctcacTTGCGGCCACgacaggcagctctgcctgtgggATGGGCAGGAGCACGCGCTGGCCTGGAGCCTGGCACTGGAG GACACGGGGCTCTGTGCTGACTTCCATCCCGGGGGGCAGGTGGTGGCCGTGGGGCTGCTCACGGGGCG GTGGCTAGTGCTGGACACAGCAACGCAACAGCCACTGGCCGGCGGCTCGGATGGCAACGAGCAGCTCTCGGTGGTGCGGTTCTCCCCGG ACGGCTCCTTCCTGGCCATCGGCTCCCACGACAACTTCATCTACATCTACAGCGTCACCGAGGGCGGACGCAAGTACACCCGCTTTGGCCGCTGCATG GGCCACTCCAGCTTCATCACCCACCTGGACTGGTCCAAGGACGGCCGCTTCGTCATGTCTAACTCAGGGGACTATGAGATCCTCTACT GGGACGTCGCTGGGGGCTGCAAACTGCTCCGCAACCGTTTCGAGAGCCGGGACCGGGAATGGGCGTCCTACACCTGCGTGCTGGGCTTCCACGTCTTTG GTGTCTGGCCCGACGGCTCGGACGGCACCGACATCAACTCCCTGTGCCGGTCCCACCACGAACGCGTGGTGGCCGTGGCAGACGACTTCTGCAAAGTTCATCTCTTCCAGTACCCCTGCGCCCGCCCCaag GCGCCGAGCCACGTGTACGGGGGCCACGGCAGCCATGTCACCAACGTCCGCTTCACCCACGACGACGGGCACCTCATCTCCCTGGGGGGCAAGGACACCAGCGTCTTCCAGTggcgggtgctgggggggccaCCGCCCccctgcagccgctcacccagCGCCCCAGAGCCTGGGGGGGACCCCGATCCGCGCTGa